CAGTGCTCCCGCGCTGTCCGGTTTTTATTCTTCAATTCAACTACGCGGACAGCGCAGGAGCGCTGTCCCTACAAAGGCTTAAATAAAAAAGCCCCCTTTGCAGGGGGCTTTTTTTAATGGTGCGCCTGGAGGGAGTCGAACCCCCGACCAACTGGTTCGTAGCCAGGCACTCTAATCCACTGAGCTACAGGCGCACTAACTGTGTATTGCTGGAAGCAAGTCTACTATATTTTACTATAACTGAGCTGAAACGTTTTGCGAGCTTTCAGCGAGCATACGAAAATCAAGGCCTTACCTTCCTATCGTTTCTTCGTGCGCAGCACGAAACAGGCGCACTTAATTTATTATAATAACTGAATTATAACCTCGTACAAAAAGCATTAAAAAAAGTACTGTTATGTATCGCTAAAAACAAACCTGAATCACAGATACAATATTACATTTTAATTACATATTTTTCAATTGTTTTTTACAGAAAACAGAATAACCTAAACATCAGGCTTTTTTTAATTTAAAAACTCCCTTTATTAGTTCCATATCATTATCATCAAATACCTTAAACAGTTTTATACATACGGCAGAATAAATAACACTAAACAATCCCGCCTTCGCAAAAAACAGCAGCCAACCGGTCCTGTTGCCCATTAAGTATTCCATGATTGATATTACGCCCAAAGATATAACGGCAGCCGCGCCGGGTTTTATAATAGACAGCAATATGCCGCCCGCTTTTCCGGATATAACCCTGTAAAGGATATACAACGCCAGCCCCCCTATTGAAAGCGATATAGCCGCAGAAATAAGAGTCCCCTTTAAACCAAAATATTTTGTTAAAACTATACTTAACACTATGTTTAATAAAGCTGATAATCCGGAAACCCACATTACTTCTTTTACCCGTTCCATCCCGTTTAAAATATTCATTGCAGGGTAGCCTATCAGGCTTGCGGTATACGCAAACGCAAGCACGGCCATTACAAGAAAGGCCTCTTCATACCCTGTCCCCAGCCAAAGGACTATAAATTCATTGCCAAAAGCAATTATTCCCGCGCATAAAAGTATGGATGCAAAAAACAAGTATCGGGTTACCTTTACAAACATGTCATGTATATTGCCGCTTTTATCTTTGCTTTTCAGTTCGGACGCGGCCGGAAGTATTGAAGACAGCCCCATAATTTCCGGCAGCTGCCAGATAAATTTAGAAACCGACGCGCCCACCTGATAATACGCCGCGTAAACAGGGTTTATAAAGTATCCAAGTATCAGTTTATCGGCATTCTGTCCCGTTAAAACCGAAACTTTTGACATCACAAGTTTCAGGCTTATGGACATTAATTCCCTGAATTTTTTTATGCTTATGTAATTCACCCCAAAAGCAAGCGGAGGATATACTTTTTTAACGTAACAAAGCAGTACCACGGTTTCCAGTATCAGGCAAGACATCTGCGCAACCGCCACGCCCTTAATACCATAACCCATGATAAGCGCGGCTGCCATTGCCGCTGTCCTGATGTAAGCTATTATTATATGCACTATATTGGTAATATACACCACGTTAAAAGCGTTAATCAGGTAAACAAAGGCAAGAAGTACAAAATTCAGCATGAACGCGTAAACGGTAAACGCCACAACAAAATAAGCATCCCCGGAATTTTCTGCAGCCACTTTAAAGAAAGCGTTCATAATCGGCTCTTTAAGTATAAAAAACGCCGCCGACATAAGAAAAGCGGTCAGCAAATAGAAGAAGAATACCGTGTTGGTTATTTCATTAATATCCCTGCTGCTTTTTTTAGGGTCATATTTTGGCACCATAATAGATATTCCCGAAGGCGTCTGAAGCCCGCCCGCAAGCTCCATAAACACAACCATCGCCGTAACAAGCGCCCAAACCCCGTACATTTCTTTCCCCACGTACTTTAAAATCATGGGGGTTATCACAAACATTAAAGGAAAAGTCAGGATAAAAAACACAATACTTGTAACCGTATTCTTTTTCATTCTTTCTTTTAAAGGTTGTTCTGTGTACCGCCATTCGTTTTTCAAACCGGTACACCGCCCCGATTTATTGTTTTTAACATTTCAAACAACGCCATCACCGCAGCCCTTTGACGCACAATTTCACGGCTGCCGGAAAAAATAAACCTGTTTACAATAACCGCGCCCTTATAATTTATACCGATATACACAAGCCCCACAGGCTTTTCCGGCGTGCCGCCGCCCGGCCACGCTATCCCGGTGACCGATATGGCACAGTCTGTTTTAAAAAGCTCCGCGCACTTTAAAGCCATTTCGCAGGCGCATTCCCGCGACACAGCTCCGTAGTCCTGTATTATATAAGGGTCCACGCCAAGAATATCTGTTTTAACTTCATTTGAATAGGTATTTATCCCGCCAATATAATATGATGTGGCTCCGGCTGATTGGGTCAGTTTTGACGCTATAATTCCCGACGTACAGGATTCCGCGGTTGATATGGTAAGTTTTTTGCTTTTAAGCGTATTTGCCAGCACGCCATGAAGTGCTTCTTCATTTTCACCGTACAGATTTTCGCCCAGCCTTTTTTTAATTTCCAGTTTTACCTTATTCAACATTTTATCAGCTTCGGATATATTTGCCGCTTTAGCGGTTATCCTTAATTCTATTTCTGTATGGTGAGCAAGTATTCCTATGGAAGGATTTACATACGACTCAAACAAATCTTTTATAAGGTCATTTACGGCGGATTCCGCCATTCCTGCTATTTTAAGCGAAACATATTTTATAACAGACGCCTGTTCCCCGCTTTTTTTCATAAGATAAGGTATAATTGTGTCCGTAACCATCGGTTTCATTTCATACGGCACGCCCGGAACGCAGGCAATTGTTTTCCCTTCATGTTCCAGTATGAATCCAGGTGCGGTGCCCCTGTCATTTTTAATAATTTCCGCGTTTTCAGGAACACCCGCCTGCGCCATGTTGGAATCAGCCATCTTAATTCCGCGTTTTTTAAAAAATTCATTAAGGTTTAAAAGTATATCTTCGTGAATTACTATTTTTCGCCCGGTACACTGTGACACAGCTTCCCTGGTAATGTCATCCACGGTTGGGCCAAGCCCGCCGGTGATAATAACGGCATCCGCACGCTGCAAAGCGGCTTTAATGGCCAAAACAAGACGGCCGGCGTTGTCGCCGGCCGTTGTCCTGAAGTATACGTTTATCCCCGCTTCGGCAAGTTTTCTGCTGATAAAAGAGGAATTAGTATCCTCTATCTGTCCCAGCAGAAGTTCCGTGCCGCAGGTGATTATTTCCGCGTTCACTTTATCGTTTCCTTCGCCTTTCCCGCAATCGTGGACACTAATGATGTAAGTTCCATAGGTATAACAAATTTGGTGGAATCTTTGGCGCCAAGTTCTTTTAACGCCTCAAAGTACTGCAGCAGCATGGTGTTGGAATCCACGCCTTTTGCAGCGCTGAAGATTTCATTAAGCGCTTTGGCGTATCCGTCAGCACGAAGTATCTGCGACTGCTGTTCGCCTTCCGCCTTTAAAATAGCCGCCTGTTTCTGGCCTTCCGCGACTGTAATAGACGCCACTTTCTGGCCTTCAGCTTCGGTCACAAGCGCGCGGCGTGTACGTTCCGCCGACATCTGTTTTGTCATTGATTCCTGTATTTCCCTGGGCGGGGTCAGCTCGCGGATTTCAACAGAGGTTATTTTTACACCCCAGCGTTCCGTTACTTCGTCAAGTTTTGTCCTTAACCTCATATTAATATCTTCCCTTTTAGCAAGCACATCGTCAAGGCTGATATCGCCCACTATTGCCCTTAAAGTTGTGGTCGCGATTCCCTGCGAAGCACCGGCAAAGTTTCCAACCTGAACAACCGTTTTTACCGCGTCAATTACCTTCCAGTAAATAAGAAAGTCTATTGATATGCCCGCGTTATCTTTTGTAATACAGGTCTGGGACGGAATTTCAAGATACAGTTCCCTTAAATCCACCCTTACCGGACGGTCAATAAACGGTATCAGAATAACCAGCCCGGGGCCTTTTTCTCCGATACATTTTCCAAGCCTGAAAACCACAAGCCTTTCGTATTCCTGCGCAATTTTAATGAACGACGGCAAAAGTACAATAAGCACAACAATAACTGTTACAATAACCGAAATTGTCATTTTGAATCCTCCTTCTTTCTTTGTATTTTTTTAACTTTCAATTTAAGCCCCTCTTCTTCAATCACTTCAACAATATCACGCGCGGCAACCGGCTCATCTGAATACGCCTGCCAGTCCTCGCCGCCCACATTAACTATACCGCCCGCCTGTGTTATTTCTGTCTGAGCCACGCCATTATGCCCTATTGTACTTTTTTTGCCGATAATTGATTTTCTCTTCTGCGCTTTTACCACAAGATAGACAATTAAAGCAAAAAAAGCCGCGGTTAAAACCACCATTGTACCTATCACAAAATACGACGGCGCCCAGAAGTCACCCGCTTCCCTTCCGGGAAAAAGAATTAAAGACCCAATTATCATTGACACCAGTCCACCTCCAAATAACGCGCCAAAAGCAGGCGTCATTGCTTCCGCGATAAACAATACCACGGCAAGTACTATTAATATTATCCCCGCCGTATTTATGGGGACGCTTTCAAAACCTATAAAACCCAGCACTATCGCGATAGCCCCCATTATTCCGGGAATAAGCGCTCCAAAATGCGCAAGTTCGTAAATTATACCGTAAATTCCGACAAGAAAAAGGATATAGGCAATATTAGGGTCAGCCAGCCGGTGCAGGAACCTGTTTCTAAAAGGCATCTTAACCTCTTTTAAAACATAATCCTTTGTGTTAATTGTAATCTCTTTCGCGCCCACTTTTATTTTTTTACCGTCAAGCTGCGTTAAAAGCGACTTTAAATCAGACGCAGTATATTCAATAACTTTAAGCGTAAGCGCTTCTTTTTCTGAAATGGATGAATTTTTTGTTATTGCTTCTTCCGCCCATTTTTCATTACGCCCGTTTATACGGGCAAGGTTCTTAATATAGGTAATGGAATCATTTGTTATTTTTTCAGCGGCTTTGTTGCCCTGCAAATCAATAGGGCTGGCCGTGCCTATATTGGTCCCGTCCGCCATTGCCGCCACGTGTGATGCCAGAAGTATAAAAGTACCCGCGGAAGCAGAGTGCGCCCCTTTGGGAGTGACGTATGAAATAACCGGCACTTCGCTTGACAGTATGGCGTCAATAATAGTTCTCATGGATTTCATCATTCCGCCCGGAGTGTCCATTTCCAGTATGACAGCGGAAGCGTTGTCTTCTTTTGCCTGTTTAATGGCATTTATCACATAATCCGCGTTTGCGGCGTCTATTATCCCTTCCTCTTTTACAATAAAGTATTCACCCGCGGCAAAAAGAGAAAAAGAGAAAACCAGAATAAACAAAACAGCACAAAAAGCCCTGCGCATATGAATACCTCCCGCCAACGATTTAACTTACAGGTTAAATGATATAACAAATAACAGCAAAACACAACTGCCTGAAAAATTATTTAAGCGGTTTTAAAAACATAGGGTCAATAATTTCAAATGACGACGATCCCGGTTTTTTCCACCTTAGATGCATCCGCGAATATCCCGTGTTTTCCATATATCTTACCCTTATTTTATGCGTGCCTGCCGAAAGGTTAATTTTTGGATTTCCGTCTAATACTGAATTTTTCATATCAACAGTTAATATGGTTTTACCGTCAATCTGAAGGTCCGCGTAATTATTTGTATCAATGCCAAACTCATAGGCGCCGCCGGCAGACTGAAGATAAGCCGTCCATTCCGCCGAAAAAGGCCCGTCAAGCGGGGGTGCATGCCAGTCAAAGGAAAGCACCGAATCTATCCTGTGAAGCGAAGGATATCCTTCCCAGCGTTCATTCCCGAAATATTTCGCATAAAACCCTTCCGAGAGTTTCCTGTCCCTGTTTGCCATGGCTTCCTGTTCATCCACCTCAAAAGCGTACATATGGACAAACGCGCTGTTATACTTTTCATATATCGTAATCAGCCTGCCTTTGGGATAAATTCTTGGCAGGTCATATACCGCGGTATTTTTATGCTTTAAACCAAGCAGATAATATATCTTCTTTCCTTCCGGATTGGCATAAGGAACCAACGAAGGCGAATAATAGCCATAACTTTTTTTTGATTTTTCACGCGCCAGAAAATAAAATGTTTTTTTCGCAAACGCAGGATCCACAATCCCGTACCAGTCATCCCCTTTTGACATTACAAATTCGGCGGCAGTCCTGCTTATAGTGTCAAAATTTGACCAGCAGACGTTATTTTTCGCCTGAACTTCAAAATAATCTTTATAGTTTATGCCGGCAATCATGCCACACCCGATAAACACTGTTACGACAGCCGCTGTTCTTGCCTTTCCGGCAAACTGTTCCGCCGCATAAACAAAAAACCTGTTTATTACAAACCCAACAAAAATAATTATGGGGATAATGGAATATATCACCCTGTGTGACTGCGGCGCCTCTATGGTTAAAAGGCCCGGGATGAGAGTACAGATAAACAGTGTGACAACAAAAAAATAAAAAACATTAAGTATTCTAAAAATCATAAAACCAAGGCCCAGCACCGCAAGGCCGCCGGTTACTATATCAAGCATTGGTTTGCCGGGAATATTATGCCTTGGGTTCTGGTCGCCGTATCTTGTAAACATCTGAAACGTCTTTTTAAACGTGTCTTTTATAGCCTGTTCCCTTGTAAATTTTCCGTGAAACCATGTCTGCACCAGTTTCTCATCAAGAATTGATACCTGCGAAGTCCTTGACATGAATTCCTGCCGGTGGGTTAAAAAATACCCGCCAAGCGGTGCAAAAGTAATAATGAAAAGCACCAGTGAAAGTATTATCTTTTTCCGATTTTGCTTATAAAACGAAATATCCCTTATGGCAATAAACGCGCCGGTAAAAAGCACCGCCAGCAGAAGCATTCTGCCGGGTGTGTATCCATAAGGAACAAGCCCCAAAGTTACGCCCAGGAGGGCAAAGTCCAGTTTTTTTCCGCGCGTCAGCACCATATAAATAAAATACACCGCCGCAATACCAAGAAAAACCCCAAAAACCGCGTAAAAAGTGATTCTGCTGAAATTCACATGCCAGCGCATTACGGCAAAGATAAGGCCTATAAAAAAAGCCGCTTTTATTCCAAACATACGCCTTGAAAGAAAATACACGCCGACAGCCGATAATATTCCAATAATAGCCATTGTAACCCTTGCCTGAACAATACCGGCGCCAAAAAACTTGAAAACAAATGATAAAATATATATAAAAAATGTGGAGTATTTTATATCCCCGCCCACATACGCCGGCATTTTATAGCCGTATACAGTACTTTTATTTATTACTTCAACCGCCGCCGCAGAAAGCGTGGATTCGTCATACGCAAAACCGGCCGGTGTTTCATTAATTATATAAAGCCTGAAAAAAGCGGCAACAGCCGTAATTATGGAAACATATATTATTTCTTTTGTCAGAGTTGACTTTTCCGGAATCTCCGGCACCTGAGAAATCACGCGCCTGTAACGGTAGGAAGCTTCAGCAGCCAGAAAAATTACAGACGCAATAACATACCACAGATATACCGAAGGATTAACGGAATTCCTGCCGAATATCATCGCCTGTCCCGTAAAAACAATAAAAAGCGCCAGCGCCATTATGTAAAAAGGCCCTATTGCCCCAAGCATTTTTTTAAAATCACCGGCCGCCGGCACAAAAGCCGCGCCGATATTGTCGGAAATTTTCATAAAAGGATTTACATCCGCCTGCGTTATTGCCGGCTGTTTATATTCAGGTTCTTTGACGCCGGCAGAAAATACAGGAGATAACAACCGTTTGGAAGGTAATACTTTGACAGCCGGAAACTCCGGCTTTTCAGCATGAACTTTTGCCTCTTCCGGCTTTTTTTCAGCGGTTTCCTTAACCTTATATACTTCTGTTATGACAATGGGTTCAGATTTTACTTTTACCCCGCAGTGCGGGCAAAATATATGGCCGGCTTCAATCTTCCCATTGCACTTATAACAGTACATATAGCCTCCGGTTACTTCTTTGTATTTCTGCTGCCCCTTTTGGTTATGGGCATGCCCTTTTTACACATAGGGCACTCTTTTTCTTCA
The sequence above is a segment of the Candidatus Goldiibacteriota bacterium genome. Coding sequences within it:
- a CDS encoding nodulation protein NfeD, whose translation is MRRAFCAVLFILVFSFSLFAAGEYFIVKEEGIIDAANADYVINAIKQAKEDNASAVILEMDTPGGMMKSMRTIIDAILSSEVPVISYVTPKGAHSASAGTFILLASHVAAMADGTNIGTASPIDLQGNKAAEKITNDSITYIKNLARINGRNEKWAEEAITKNSSISEKEALTLKVIEYTASDLKSLLTQLDGKKIKVGAKEITINTKDYVLKEVKMPFRNRFLHRLADPNIAYILFLVGIYGIIYELAHFGALIPGIMGAIAIVLGFIGFESVPINTAGIILIVLAVVLFIAEAMTPAFGALFGGGLVSMIIGSLILFPGREAGDFWAPSYFVIGTMVVLTAAFFALIVYLVVKAQKRKSIIGKKSTIGHNGVAQTEITQAGGIVNVGGEDWQAYSDEPVAARDIVEVIEEEGLKLKVKKIQRKKEDSK
- a CDS encoding competence/damage-inducible protein A: MNAEIITCGTELLLGQIEDTNSSFISRKLAEAGINVYFRTTAGDNAGRLVLAIKAALQRADAVIITGGLGPTVDDITREAVSQCTGRKIVIHEDILLNLNEFFKKRGIKMADSNMAQAGVPENAEIIKNDRGTAPGFILEHEGKTIACVPGVPYEMKPMVTDTIIPYLMKKSGEQASVIKYVSLKIAGMAESAVNDLIKDLFESYVNPSIGILAHHTEIELRITAKAANISEADKMLNKVKLEIKKRLGENLYGENEEALHGVLANTLKSKKLTISTAESCTSGIIASKLTQSAGATSYYIGGINTYSNEVKTDILGVDPYIIQDYGAVSRECACEMALKCAELFKTDCAISVTGIAWPGGGTPEKPVGLVYIGINYKGAVIVNRFIFSGSREIVRQRAAVMALFEMLKTINRGGVPV
- a CDS encoding glycosyltransferase family 39 protein, whose product is MYCYKCNGKIEAGHIFCPHCGVKVKSEPIVITEVYKVKETAEKKPEEAKVHAEKPEFPAVKVLPSKRLLSPVFSAGVKEPEYKQPAITQADVNPFMKISDNIGAAFVPAAGDFKKMLGAIGPFYIMALALFIVFTGQAMIFGRNSVNPSVYLWYVIASVIFLAAEASYRYRRVISQVPEIPEKSTLTKEIIYVSIITAVAAFFRLYIINETPAGFAYDESTLSAAAVEVINKSTVYGYKMPAYVGGDIKYSTFFIYILSFVFKFFGAGIVQARVTMAIIGILSAVGVYFLSRRMFGIKAAFFIGLIFAVMRWHVNFSRITFYAVFGVFLGIAAVYFIYMVLTRGKKLDFALLGVTLGLVPYGYTPGRMLLLAVLFTGAFIAIRDISFYKQNRKKIILSLVLFIITFAPLGGYFLTHRQEFMSRTSQVSILDEKLVQTWFHGKFTREQAIKDTFKKTFQMFTRYGDQNPRHNIPGKPMLDIVTGGLAVLGLGFMIFRILNVFYFFVVTLFICTLIPGLLTIEAPQSHRVIYSIIPIIIFVGFVINRFFVYAAEQFAGKARTAAVVTVFIGCGMIAGINYKDYFEVQAKNNVCWSNFDTISRTAAEFVMSKGDDWYGIVDPAFAKKTFYFLAREKSKKSYGYYSPSLVPYANPEGKKIYYLLGLKHKNTAVYDLPRIYPKGRLITIYEKYNSAFVHMYAFEVDEQEAMANRDRKLSEGFYAKYFGNERWEGYPSLHRIDSVLSFDWHAPPLDGPFSAEWTAYLQSAGGAYEFGIDTNNYADLQIDGKTILTVDMKNSVLDGNPKINLSAGTHKIRVRYMENTGYSRMHLRWKKPGSSSFEIIDPMFLKPLK
- a CDS encoding SPFH/Band 7/PHB domain protein, yielding MTISVIVTVIVVLIVLLPSFIKIAQEYERLVVFRLGKCIGEKGPGLVILIPFIDRPVRVDLRELYLEIPSQTCITKDNAGISIDFLIYWKVIDAVKTVVQVGNFAGASQGIATTTLRAIVGDISLDDVLAKREDINMRLRTKLDEVTERWGVKITSVEIRELTPPREIQESMTKQMSAERTRRALVTEAEGQKVASITVAEGQKQAAILKAEGEQQSQILRADGYAKALNEIFSAAKGVDSNTMLLQYFEALKELGAKDSTKFVIPMELTSLVSTIAGKAKETIK
- a CDS encoding oligosaccharide flippase family protein; the encoded protein is MKKNTVTSIVFFILTFPLMFVITPMILKYVGKEMYGVWALVTAMVVFMELAGGLQTPSGISIMVPKYDPKKSSRDINEITNTVFFFYLLTAFLMSAAFFILKEPIMNAFFKVAAENSGDAYFVVAFTVYAFMLNFVLLAFVYLINAFNVVYITNIVHIIIAYIRTAAMAAALIMGYGIKGVAVAQMSCLILETVVLLCYVKKVYPPLAFGVNYISIKKFRELMSISLKLVMSKVSVLTGQNADKLILGYFINPVYAAYYQVGASVSKFIWQLPEIMGLSSILPAASELKSKDKSGNIHDMFVKVTRYLFFASILLCAGIIAFGNEFIVLWLGTGYEEAFLVMAVLAFAYTASLIGYPAMNILNGMERVKEVMWVSGLSALLNIVLSIVLTKYFGLKGTLISAAISLSIGGLALYILYRVISGKAGGILLSIIKPGAAAVISLGVISIMEYLMGNRTGWLLFFAKAGLFSVIYSAVCIKLFKVFDDNDMELIKGVFKLKKA